The proteins below are encoded in one region of Drosophila santomea strain STO CAGO 1482 chromosome 2R, Prin_Dsan_1.1, whole genome shotgun sequence:
- the LOC120446240 gene encoding gamma-secretase subunit pen-2, with product MDISKAPNPRKLELCRKYFFAGFAFLPFVWAINVCWFFTEAFYKPPFSEQSQIKRYVIYSAVGTLFWLIVLTAWIIIFQTNRTAWGATADYMSFIIPLGSA from the exons ATGGACATCTCGAAGGCACCAAATCCGCGAAAACTGGAGCTGTGTCGCAAATATTTCTTTG CTGGCTTTGCATTTCTGCCCTTTGTGTGGGCCATCAACGTTTGCTGGTTTTTCACAGAGGCCTTCTATAAGCCACCATTTTCGGAACAGAGCCAAATAAAGAGAT ATGTTATATACTCTGCAGTGGGAACCTTGTTCTGGCTGATAGTACTGACTGCTTGGATAATAATCTTCCAGACAAACCGCACAGCTTGGGGTGCCACAGCGGACTATATGAGCTTCATCATACCCCTGGGCAGTGCATAA
- the LOC120446232 gene encoding otefin: MADVDDFDSLSNAELRAKMLAQGLPNIPVTDSSRKVLVKRLRASIGGQASPAASPKKSNRRETLAPAATAPSAPAAASTPVDKLDGKVAPATKARRTITAAEAKEPERRRLEDAERRRPVEEPVAARKPTTAAPQPIQTRRTSTTSSAPERKVVEPSRKPQTIVEEPASSKRVDREEKYLKINSLIVLESDEEEDEQLVQAADLVEQEHAARQKPTKLASSGTTTYEYKSKIVEPPRRQVYEATAAPVLPPSVPSARAQATSSSRSYDYASNPAPGRYSSFVRTASQGYVTAEAPPVASYSSSYKRTYANELSDDNEAEEDQYESTFARNLARLRAERIGDRSSPYSRRTLASGNVGIGSLGYEPLARRSLRPDDNSVSVAFNRWWNSLEQKYHIKSKVFILLVVLVLIGVYWIFY; this comes from the coding sequence ATGGCTGACGTGGACGATTTTGATTCGCTGTCCAATGCCGAGCTGCGCGCCAAGATGCTGGCCCAGGGTCTGCCCAACATCCCCGTGACGGACAGCAGCCGCAAGGTGCTAGTAAAGCGTCTGCGCGCCTCCATTGGCGGCCAGGCGTCTCCAGCCGCCAGTCCCAAGAAGAGCAACAGGCGGGAGACCCTGGCTCCCGCAGCTACGGCTCCATCTGCTCCGGCGGCAGCCTCCACGCCGGTGGACAAACTGGACGGCAAGGTGGCGCCCGCCACAAAGGCTCGCCGCACAATTACTGCTGCGGAAGCCAAGGAACCAGAGCGTCGACGTCTCGAGGATGCCGAGCGCCGTCGTCCTGTGGAGGAGCCTGTGGCCGCCAGAAAGCcaacaactgctgctcctcaaCCAATACAGACCCGGCGCACGTCCACCACTTCATCGGCGCCTGAAAGAAAAGTAGTGGAGCCCTCGAGAAAGCCACAAACGATTGTCGAGGAACCGGCTTCGTCGAAGCGCGTTGATCGGGAGGAGAAATACCTTAAGATCAACTCCCTAATTGTCCTGGAGTCTGATGAGGAAGAAGACGAGCAGCTAGTCCAAGCTGCAGATCTGGTGGAGCAAGAGCACGCGGCCAGGCAGAAGCCCACGAAGCTCGCAAGCAGTGGGACCACTACTTACGAGTACAAAAGCAAGATTGTGGAACCTCCACGCCGACAGGTCTATGAAGCCACAGCAGCTCCTGTGCTGCCTCCATCTGTGCCATCTGCCAGAGCGCAGGCCACCAGTTCCAGTAGGTCCTATGACTATGCGAGCAACCCAGCACCCGGTCGCTATAGCAGTTTTGTGCGCACTGCATCGCAAGGCTATGTGACTGCCGAGGCTCCACCGGTGGCCTCCTACTCATCCAGCTATAAGCGTACCTATGCCAACGAGTTGAGCGACGACAATGAGGCGGAAGAAGACCAGTACGAAAGCACTTTTGCCAGGAATCTAGCTCGTTTGAGAGCCGAACGTATTGGAGATCGCAGCAGCCCATATTCCAGACGCACTCTGGCCAGTGGCAACGTAGGTATCGGTTCACTGGGCTATGAGCCTCTGGCCAGACGCTCTTTGCGTCCAGATGACAACAGCGTATCCGTTGCGTTTAATCGTTGGTGGAACAGCCTGGAGCAGAAGTACCACATCAAGTCGAAGGTGTTCATACTACTCGTCGTCCTTGTGTTAATCGGCGTTTATTGGATCTTTTACTGA